A window of Umboniibacter marinipuniceus contains these coding sequences:
- a CDS encoding class I SAM-dependent methyltransferase, giving the protein MDAWGNFWQKGHSTTFGEYYADGYTRGYINNWWREVLAGSSSPLTVLEVGCGNASLLPALFESSLEGHYVGVDAAEVALSDAVKKRDNGSFSVELVGKQGIEVAQLPREEYDIIASVYGLEYSNIDESIPRLRALTPTGRVELLVHHNGSIITKMSEKALGEFDFIVMAIVVQALVDIDICLNEYQGDPSRLPQSAKAVAAREVVNDEVSKIMNVEPEARNPILVDFVTQVLLYFKHIRDDAKSRKQRINSILPDFEASKERFRQMVDVAQDEAGAEAICEQFRQAGFAEVHKQSLEHEGAPVAWAITAKAL; this is encoded by the coding sequence ATGGATGCATGGGGTAACTTTTGGCAGAAGGGTCATAGCACTACTTTCGGTGAGTACTATGCAGATGGTTACACACGAGGATATATCAATAATTGGTGGCGCGAGGTACTAGCTGGAAGTTCATCACCGTTGACGGTACTTGAAGTAGGTTGCGGAAATGCCTCACTACTGCCAGCGCTATTCGAGTCCAGCTTAGAAGGTCACTACGTTGGCGTTGATGCAGCTGAAGTTGCGCTATCAGACGCGGTTAAAAAGCGCGACAACGGAAGTTTCAGTGTGGAGCTTGTTGGCAAGCAGGGTATCGAAGTGGCGCAACTTCCGCGCGAAGAATACGATATCATCGCTTCGGTTTACGGACTTGAATATAGCAACATAGATGAATCTATACCGCGGCTTAGAGCGTTGACGCCGACAGGCAGGGTAGAGCTACTTGTTCACCATAATGGATCAATTATCACTAAAATGTCAGAGAAAGCGTTGGGTGAGTTTGATTTCATCGTTATGGCTATTGTTGTTCAGGCGCTCGTAGATATTGATATTTGCTTAAACGAGTACCAAGGCGATCCATCGCGTCTACCGCAAAGCGCCAAGGCCGTGGCGGCACGTGAAGTCGTTAATGACGAAGTTTCGAAGATTATGAATGTGGAGCCTGAGGCGCGAAACCCAATTCTTGTGGACTTTGTGACTCAGGTGTTACTCTATTTTAAACATATTCGCGACGACGCTAAATCCAGAAAGCAGCGAATTAATTCGATTCTGCCTGACTTTGAAGCCTCAAAGGAGCGTTTCCGTCAAATGGTGGATGTGGCCCAAGATGAAGCGGGCGCCGAAGCAATCTGTGAGCAGTTTAGGCAAGCTGGATTTGCTGAAGTTCACAAACAATCTCTCGAACATGAAGGAGCACCTGTAGCATGGGCAATAACCGCCAAAGCCTTATAG
- a CDS encoding DUF1643 domain-containing protein — MSNHSVFSRCGQYRFAHWRSWEPQLPLLNFIGLNPSPADPGHEAVIKRYVQLAKRWGFGAISVANLFAYRCTSPLMLQRHPAPIGDNNNNWLESLHFDADVSVAAWGTHGQLGHRADWAVRSLHNLSCLDINVSGQPSHPLLTAATTTIKPLRQAIYFRQTEPSLQKRA; from the coding sequence ATGAGTAATCACAGTGTCTTTTCTCGCTGCGGGCAATATCGATTTGCTCACTGGCGGTCCTGGGAGCCCCAACTGCCGCTGCTAAATTTCATCGGCCTAAACCCAAGTCCTGCTGACCCAGGTCATGAAGCTGTGATTAAACGCTATGTTCAGCTCGCTAAGCGCTGGGGATTTGGGGCGATCTCGGTAGCCAATTTATTTGCTTACCGATGTACCAGCCCACTCATGCTTCAACGTCATCCAGCCCCAATTGGTGACAATAACAACAATTGGCTAGAGAGCCTGCATTTCGACGCCGACGTAAGTGTTGCAGCGTGGGGAACACATGGACAACTTGGTCATCGCGCTGACTGGGCCGTTCGATCGCTGCATAACCTTTCCTGCTTAGATATTAACGTGAGCGGCCAACCTAGTCACCCTCTTCTCACCGCCGCAACTACCACCATCAAACCACTTCGCCAAGCCATCTATTTCCGCCAAACTGAACCAAGCTTACAAAAGCGAGCGTAA
- a CDS encoding histidine phosphatase family protein, which translates to MPKLYIVRHGHPESGWSQDPDPGLSEVGQAQAAEAAKVLANYAYQQVVSSPMARAIQTARVSASELDIQTEQAIREIPSYWVPSSQRQSWLDNTLRSTWDSVEPEIKVWRESLTNWATSLEKDTLAFSHFVVINALIATATGAENVVNALPDHCAIAEFEIIDGQLHFLSIDKELDSSVMV; encoded by the coding sequence ATGCCTAAACTTTATATAGTCCGTCATGGCCACCCCGAGAGCGGATGGAGTCAAGATCCTGACCCGGGCCTCTCAGAAGTAGGCCAAGCGCAGGCGGCTGAAGCCGCCAAAGTGCTCGCGAATTATGCGTATCAACAGGTTGTCAGCAGCCCCATGGCGCGTGCTATACAAACGGCTAGGGTGAGCGCTTCTGAACTCGACATCCAGACGGAGCAAGCTATCAGAGAAATCCCGAGCTACTGGGTGCCATCAAGCCAGCGTCAAAGTTGGCTGGACAACACCCTCCGATCCACCTGGGACAGCGTTGAACCAGAGATAAAAGTATGGCGTGAGAGCCTCACAAACTGGGCTACCTCCCTAGAGAAAGATACGCTCGCGTTCAGCCACTTCGTGGTCATTAATGCACTCATTGCCACTGCCACGGGTGCCGAAAACGTAGTTAACGCACTTCCCGATCACTGCGCAATTGCAGAATTCGAAATCATCGATGGCCAATTACATTTTCTGAGTATCGATAAAGAATTAGACAGCAGCGTCATGGTCTAA
- a CDS encoding methyltransferase, producing the protein MNFNPTQRFEQLDQLLVQYWSAWQPTFGHSDKHWLDQASLQTIYRELAPATTLPRSPASIKKSEPPAGMKLRKWQQIEQFKARFSSNASSVVDWCCGIGHLSRHLASSEQSVVGLEIDPALVAKAMTHQAKSAIFHQCDVLADPERYLHPGQSFVALHACGSLHTAMVEATVKTRGSDLHLAPCCYHKRFHQGLKMLSRPARRSELKLTERNIQLAVRQSVTAANRELQAREQLRLYRLGFDEWVKRELKVTHYTPLPSVSSAIINKGFAAFCQWGASQRVPQLANKEVTAEAKLLNSAKSRLEREVAYEAQCELFRRALEIRLCLDNVMFLEENGFRAELIEFCSPTITPRNILIQAYRMD; encoded by the coding sequence GTGAATTTCAACCCAACCCAACGATTTGAACAACTCGATCAGCTACTGGTCCAATATTGGTCAGCGTGGCAGCCTACCTTTGGCCATTCCGATAAACACTGGCTAGATCAGGCAAGCCTGCAAACTATTTACAGGGAATTGGCGCCGGCAACAACGCTCCCTCGCTCGCCAGCTTCGATAAAGAAATCAGAACCACCCGCCGGCATGAAACTGCGAAAGTGGCAGCAGATAGAGCAATTCAAAGCCCGCTTCAGCTCCAACGCCAGCAGCGTGGTAGACTGGTGTTGCGGCATAGGCCATCTCTCCCGGCATCTTGCAAGTAGCGAGCAATCGGTGGTCGGTTTGGAAATTGATCCTGCGCTGGTCGCCAAGGCTATGACTCACCAAGCAAAGTCGGCAATATTCCACCAGTGTGATGTCCTAGCGGATCCAGAGCGCTACTTACACCCCGGACAGTCCTTCGTAGCGCTGCACGCATGCGGGTCCTTACATACGGCGATGGTAGAGGCTACCGTCAAGACGCGCGGCAGCGATCTTCACCTAGCCCCCTGTTGCTATCATAAACGCTTCCACCAAGGCTTAAAGATGCTATCCCGTCCCGCGAGGCGCTCCGAACTAAAGCTGACCGAGCGAAATATCCAGTTAGCAGTCCGGCAGTCGGTCACCGCAGCGAACCGCGAACTCCAAGCAAGAGAGCAGCTAAGGCTGTATAGATTAGGTTTTGATGAATGGGTCAAGCGGGAGCTCAAGGTAACCCATTACACCCCACTCCCTAGTGTCTCGTCAGCCATCATAAATAAAGGGTTCGCTGCTTTTTGTCAGTGGGGCGCTTCGCAACGGGTACCGCAACTGGCAAACAAAGAGGTGACCGCCGAAGCGAAGCTCCTAAACAGTGCAAAATCCCGGCTTGAACGAGAGGTTGCCTACGAAGCTCAGTGCGAACTGTTTCGAAGAGCACTGGAAATCCGTCTCTGCTTAGACAACGTAATGTTTCTGGAAGAAAATGGCTTTCGGGCTGAACTGATTGAATTCTGTTCACCTACCATCACGCCACGCAACATCCTTATCCAAGCATACAGAATGGATTGA
- a CDS encoding TetR/AcrR family transcriptional regulator, giving the protein MATAKVTAKQAIRRQQILDHAAAEFNTAGYEGLSITKLAGSMGMRSSNIYYYFDSKECLLRDCYCQSLAHYAKALMDIRKTSSRYEVIINNFFSFHFNTWHAVHSKEHSALAMVYEQHLLSADAMLAVKSSFDTVQQQLDDCFEQGRLSGTLRSFSHQAAADFLHAIFDWGTIWIESIRSSDQVMHIAEISADVYLNGIATHFEPKLLSELRHLELCEQIIRRAAGHEGQFPVKDAISNAATRLFNSIGFEAASIDRVCAEVGLSKGAFYHHFKDKNAVLKYSFKQALAFDKYLYQEVTQHAKDGLDAIKLLIQLDAMAVQHRGIQLPLYRLIRKLAAEDVIDTIQEVDYIRSRFMEFVISGVHDGSIRTSASSVIAHCCFAMKQRILRFPKSLDSTTDSLLDNEWDIFFHGTLKRNA; this is encoded by the coding sequence ATGGCAACTGCCAAAGTCACCGCAAAACAGGCAATTCGGCGACAGCAGATTTTAGATCACGCTGCCGCTGAATTTAATACCGCTGGCTACGAAGGCCTCTCCATTACAAAGCTTGCTGGTTCGATGGGGATGCGTAGCAGCAATATCTACTACTATTTTGACTCCAAAGAATGCCTTCTCCGGGATTGTTACTGTCAATCGCTAGCCCACTATGCGAAGGCGCTGATGGATATTCGAAAAACGTCCTCGCGCTATGAAGTGATCATAAATAATTTTTTTAGCTTTCACTTCAACACTTGGCACGCTGTCCATAGCAAAGAACACTCTGCTCTTGCCATGGTTTACGAGCAGCACCTGCTGTCCGCAGACGCAATGCTTGCAGTGAAGAGCAGTTTCGACACAGTTCAGCAGCAATTAGACGACTGCTTTGAGCAGGGACGACTCAGCGGCACACTGCGATCGTTTTCTCATCAAGCTGCTGCCGATTTTCTCCATGCAATATTCGATTGGGGAACCATCTGGATCGAAAGCATTCGCTCAAGCGATCAGGTTATGCATATCGCTGAAATCAGCGCCGATGTTTATCTGAATGGCATTGCTACGCACTTTGAACCCAAATTGCTCAGCGAGCTTCGTCACCTAGAACTATGCGAACAGATCATTCGGCGTGCCGCCGGACATGAGGGTCAGTTTCCAGTCAAAGACGCAATTAGTAACGCTGCAACACGTTTGTTCAATTCAATCGGATTCGAAGCCGCCTCCATTGATAGGGTCTGCGCAGAAGTCGGTCTGAGTAAAGGCGCCTTTTATCACCATTTCAAAGATAAGAATGCGGTATTAAAGTATTCTTTTAAGCAGGCACTAGCCTTCGACAAATACCTCTATCAGGAAGTGACCCAGCACGCTAAAGATGGCCTCGACGCGATCAAGCTACTTATCCAGCTAGACGCAATGGCAGTACAACATAGGGGTATTCAGCTGCCGCTGTATCGCCTCATCCGAAAGTTAGCAGCAGAAGACGTTATCGACACAATCCAAGAAGTTGACTACATCCGCTCTAGGTTCATGGAGTTCGTGATATCGGGTGTTCATGACGGGTCCATTAGAACCAGCGCCTCTTCGGTAATTGCCCATTGCTGCTTTGCCATGAAACAGCGAATACTTCGCTTCCCTAAAAGTCTTGATAGCACGACTGATTCACTACTCGATAATGAATGGGATATCTTCTTTCACGGAACCCTTAAACGTAATGCCTAA
- a CDS encoding aldehyde dehydrogenase family protein, protein MPTNTSNIEAIFQQQKDNLPALKARSAQDRIAMLQRLKRAILRFRKNIVKAGAEDFGKPEAEVDIAEIMPLLSELANTSKHLQRWMKPKRVSTPITLFGASGKIVYEPKGTSLVIAPWNYPVFLSLGPVISAVAAGCSAIIKPSEFTPALSAVIREIVEDVFETNEVAVIDGEVETTTRLLELPFDHIFFTGSPNVGKIVMAAAAKNLSSVTLELGGKSPVIIDASAKLDDCIEKLVWAKFTNNGQTCIAPDYLLVHRSHEAQFSNELYERIASVYGRDVTTQQQSEDLARIVNPRHFDRVQSLLVDAKTKAEQVLGGHCDAEDCFISPTLVVEPEINAKIMQEEIFGPLLPIRFYDEIDEALDIISQQPKPLALYIFAQNQQIIDHVINNSTAGGTCINTCLLHFIHSNLPVGGVNNSGIGKSHGHYGFLAFSNERGVVRDHLSLSKQLFAPYTPRVKKILQLTLRFLGR, encoded by the coding sequence ATGCCAACAAACACAAGCAATATAGAAGCGATCTTTCAGCAACAAAAGGACAATCTACCAGCCCTTAAAGCAAGAAGTGCTCAGGATAGGATCGCTATGCTTCAGCGCTTGAAACGGGCCATTTTGCGCTTTCGTAAAAACATCGTCAAAGCGGGCGCTGAGGACTTCGGCAAGCCCGAAGCCGAGGTGGACATTGCGGAAATTATGCCGCTACTCAGTGAACTAGCAAACACCTCCAAGCACCTACAGCGTTGGATGAAGCCCAAGCGCGTTAGCACCCCCATAACCCTCTTTGGTGCCAGTGGCAAAATAGTTTACGAACCCAAAGGTACAAGCTTGGTCATCGCGCCCTGGAACTACCCTGTCTTCCTCAGCTTAGGCCCAGTTATTAGTGCCGTGGCAGCCGGTTGCAGCGCCATCATCAAGCCCTCCGAATTTACGCCAGCACTCAGCGCGGTCATTCGAGAAATAGTTGAAGATGTCTTTGAGACCAACGAAGTGGCTGTGATTGATGGTGAAGTGGAAACCACCACCCGGCTACTTGAACTGCCCTTTGACCACATTTTCTTTACCGGCTCACCTAACGTTGGGAAAATAGTTATGGCAGCTGCCGCCAAGAACTTAAGCTCGGTGACGCTTGAATTAGGTGGAAAATCGCCAGTTATCATTGATGCCAGCGCAAAGCTGGACGATTGCATTGAGAAGCTGGTTTGGGCGAAGTTCACCAACAACGGCCAAACCTGTATTGCACCAGACTACCTACTCGTCCATCGCAGCCACGAAGCGCAATTTAGCAATGAGCTCTACGAGCGCATCGCAAGTGTTTACGGGCGCGACGTAACAACACAGCAGCAGTCCGAAGATTTGGCACGAATTGTAAATCCCCGACATTTTGACCGTGTTCAATCACTACTGGTGGATGCCAAAACAAAAGCTGAACAGGTATTGGGCGGGCATTGCGATGCCGAGGATTGCTTCATTTCGCCCACCCTCGTTGTTGAACCTGAGATCAACGCCAAGATTATGCAAGAGGAGATTTTTGGCCCGTTACTACCTATTCGCTTCTACGATGAGATCGATGAGGCGTTAGATATCATCAGTCAACAGCCGAAGCCTCTCGCACTTTATATCTTTGCGCAGAATCAACAAATCATTGACCACGTTATTAACAACAGTACGGCAGGCGGCACCTGCATCAACACTTGCCTTCTTCATTTTATTCACTCCAACCTTCCCGTGGGCGGCGTGAATAATAGCGGTATAGGCAAGTCACACGGCCACTACGGCTTTTTAGCGTTCAGTAACGAACGTGGTGTGGTGCGAGATCATCTATCACTGAGTAAACAGCTGTTCGCTCCGTATACACCTCGAGTCAAAAAGATTCTGCAACTAACTTTGCGGTTTCTAGGTAGGTAG
- a CDS encoding RelA/SpoT family protein: MVQVRPTLIRSDSGNIDVDQWLDYMKDSVHLPVERIETAIVMLRQTPMPSEWQVNLNCLDIGVEMAQILIELELDEASVAAALIYRAVREEFIALNEVTERLGKDVAELVSGTLMMAAISRSRGQTSDSDAAAHLNQKDNVRKMLVALTDDVRVALIKLAERTCAIRAVKNHVERRRQIAIEVSEIYAPLAHRLGIGHIKWELEDLSFRYLKPDEYASVAKQLDERRVDRDQFIQAAKRQIEEALQAAGVSNAEVTGRAKHIYSIWRKMQIKDYTFGQLFDIRAFRILVDQLADCYTALGVIHSLYNHIPQQFDDYITNPKANGYRSLHTAVFGPQAKTMEVQIRTRAMHNEAELGVCAHWKYKGTDVENTKSSYESKLEWLRQVLDWHEEIDDGANSELSNVVKADRIYVFSKAGHVIDLPVGATALDFAYRIHSDVGNTCKGAKVGGKIIPLNQALKTGDQIEILTKKNGRPSRDWLSSDAGYITTSRARAKIIHWFKNDERDENEAIGRQALDAELKRIGNSDINLRKLAGLVNYKDEAGMCAAIGAGDLKLTQVLAAAQRASDRAQKPLDVADIRSKLANAQPTVANKEAVYVGGEGGMMSYLASCCSPLPGDNIVGYVTVSRGVGVHRAECTNALRLKETEPARIIAVTWSDNASSTFRVDIEIEAIERDGLLRDITALLADEKVDIAALYSTDQPGAAKYIALTVVVPTLDHLGRVLAKLIALPGIVSAKRKRGV, encoded by the coding sequence ATGGTGCAGGTTCGCCCAACATTGATTCGTTCCGATTCGGGCAATATCGATGTAGATCAATGGCTAGATTATATGAAGGACAGTGTGCATCTGCCGGTAGAGCGCATTGAAACGGCCATTGTTATGCTGCGCCAAACACCCATGCCTAGTGAGTGGCAAGTCAATTTGAATTGCCTCGATATCGGCGTAGAGATGGCTCAGATTTTAATAGAGCTGGAGCTCGACGAGGCTTCCGTGGCGGCAGCGCTAATCTATCGAGCGGTTCGCGAGGAGTTTATTGCGCTGAACGAGGTCACGGAGCGTCTTGGTAAAGATGTGGCCGAATTGGTCTCCGGTACCTTAATGATGGCCGCGATTTCTCGTTCGAGGGGTCAAACTTCGGATAGCGATGCCGCCGCTCATCTCAATCAAAAAGATAATGTTCGAAAAATGCTGGTGGCGCTCACCGATGATGTGCGGGTGGCGTTGATCAAGCTGGCGGAACGAACCTGCGCTATTCGAGCAGTAAAGAATCATGTTGAGCGTCGACGTCAAATAGCCATTGAGGTCTCTGAGATCTATGCGCCGTTGGCGCACCGTTTAGGGATTGGTCACATCAAGTGGGAGTTGGAAGATTTAAGCTTTCGCTATCTTAAGCCGGATGAATACGCTTCCGTAGCTAAACAGCTTGACGAACGTCGTGTTGATCGAGATCAGTTTATCCAAGCGGCGAAACGGCAGATTGAGGAGGCCTTGCAAGCGGCTGGGGTTAGCAACGCCGAGGTCACTGGGCGAGCAAAGCATATCTATAGTATCTGGCGGAAAATGCAGATCAAGGACTATACATTTGGTCAGTTGTTCGATATCCGAGCGTTTCGTATTTTGGTGGATCAACTCGCTGACTGCTACACGGCATTGGGTGTGATTCACTCACTCTACAATCATATTCCACAGCAATTTGATGACTACATTACTAACCCTAAGGCCAACGGCTATCGCAGTCTCCACACGGCGGTATTCGGCCCGCAAGCGAAAACCATGGAAGTGCAAATCCGTACACGCGCGATGCACAACGAGGCAGAGCTTGGGGTTTGCGCCCATTGGAAGTACAAGGGCACCGATGTAGAAAATACTAAGAGTTCCTATGAAAGTAAGTTGGAGTGGCTTAGGCAAGTATTAGATTGGCATGAAGAAATAGATGACGGTGCCAATAGCGAACTATCGAATGTGGTTAAGGCGGATCGCATCTATGTCTTCTCTAAAGCAGGACATGTTATTGATCTTCCGGTGGGTGCTACAGCTCTCGATTTTGCCTATCGTATTCACTCTGACGTGGGGAATACCTGCAAAGGTGCCAAGGTAGGCGGGAAAATTATCCCGCTGAATCAGGCGTTGAAGACCGGCGATCAAATTGAAATTCTGACCAAGAAAAATGGCCGGCCAAGTAGAGATTGGCTCTCAAGTGATGCAGGCTATATTACCACTTCACGAGCCCGAGCGAAGATCATTCATTGGTTTAAGAACGACGAACGTGATGAAAATGAGGCAATTGGACGGCAGGCACTGGATGCTGAACTGAAGCGTATAGGCAATAGCGATATCAACCTGCGCAAGCTCGCAGGGCTGGTGAACTATAAAGATGAAGCTGGGATGTGCGCCGCAATTGGCGCGGGTGATTTAAAGCTGACCCAAGTGTTAGCCGCGGCGCAGCGAGCTTCGGATAGAGCGCAGAAGCCACTTGATGTGGCAGATATTCGCTCCAAGCTGGCCAATGCGCAACCCACTGTGGCCAACAAAGAAGCGGTATACGTTGGAGGTGAAGGCGGCATGATGAGCTACTTGGCAAGTTGTTGTAGCCCCTTACCGGGCGATAATATTGTTGGCTATGTAACGGTTAGTAGAGGAGTGGGCGTACACCGCGCAGAATGCACCAATGCTCTGCGTCTCAAGGAGACTGAACCGGCTCGAATCATTGCGGTGACTTGGTCGGACAATGCTTCGTCAACCTTCCGTGTAGATATCGAGATTGAGGCGATTGAGCGCGATGGGCTGTTGCGCGACATTACGGCACTCTTGGCAGATGAGAAAGTAGATATTGCGGCGCTTTATTCAACGGATCAGCCTGGCGCCGCAAAGTACATTGCGCTAACGGTTGTGGTGCCAACCTTAGATCATCTTGGTAGAGTCTTAGCCAAGCTGATAGCGCTGCCAGGTATTGTCTCAGCTAAACGAAAGCGCGGAGTCTAG
- a CDS encoding TonB-dependent receptor plug domain-containing protein produces MKTAPLSNAIRAAISASVLAGVALPAFAQEAEDGAQVEEIFVTGSRIQRSTNTDSQEIITISADDMKISGDISVADALRSSTLNSLGSFRESSGSSAQSNATVDLRGAGAGRTLVLLNGRRTVGSPSLGGGGTVNLNMIPFSAVDRLEIIADGASAVYGSDAVAGVVNVILKSGYEGMKFNARYGDRSEDDGVEKSFSFLTGAKGDRGSVTFGLEYDSRDPVFDKDRDYTAARYSDLDGDGYIMGYGETAGVSFYGYTLLNPNYNGQPFDPMDRDTWEVTPGNNCVDDGSFVGEMQADLVFGPDTGFYCGYAYANVSANRAGSERVNAWVSSTFELTDEIELFADAVIAQNESFGRYAPPAAPGAALASDPKNPYGQPVNGYFRWVDIGTRDNTVNDNLTDVNLGLRGDINDSLSYEAYYTYSDYKSVSIGTYYLSYGGFEYNINYNITDYDQYVANLKSTTINDDRMNLQKVFYGLQWDMFDMAGGMASSYFAIEGFEVKYAAIVDGQSEAGLVGGSAGNSAEGSRNVGAISAEAIFPVTDWLDIDAAVRYDDYSDFGSAVSPRLGATFTMIPDLTIKASYGEGFRAPDLSDLYGVTSFSAETATDYYGCQLNGISEADCNSRQFDTYIGSNPNLDAETSQTFSLGANYNFFDAWNVGVNYFNLTISDSIEYVSAQDMLNVDYYSQGGNSAVVRSANGRVEEISAGYQNAVGDLTREAVDFSLSGLIETSFGMFELRGNSSYYLTYEYEQDFGQGNVANAAGDLGFPEWRSNGFVQWSMGNVFASWNVDYIGESKDAINGTEYDAWMVHNASVGYSFTDYGTVKVGANNILNEDPLLDQFGEQADEYMYDNTGRVIFVEYSIEL; encoded by the coding sequence ATGAAAACTGCACCTTTATCAAATGCTATTCGCGCGGCGATTAGTGCATCAGTCTTGGCTGGTGTTGCTCTTCCTGCGTTTGCACAGGAAGCCGAAGACGGCGCACAGGTTGAAGAAATCTTCGTAACCGGTTCGCGTATTCAGCGTTCAACTAACACTGACTCTCAGGAAATCATCACTATCAGTGCTGATGACATGAAGATCTCTGGTGACATCTCAGTTGCTGATGCACTACGTTCTTCTACTTTGAACTCTTTGGGTTCTTTCCGTGAGTCTTCAGGTAGCTCAGCTCAGTCAAACGCGACTGTTGACCTTCGTGGTGCTGGTGCTGGCCGGACGCTTGTTCTTTTGAACGGTCGTCGTACAGTAGGTTCTCCATCACTAGGTGGTGGCGGTACCGTCAACTTGAACATGATTCCTTTCTCTGCAGTTGACCGTCTAGAAATTATCGCTGACGGCGCGTCTGCGGTATACGGTTCTGACGCGGTTGCTGGTGTTGTAAACGTTATTCTTAAGTCTGGTTACGAAGGAATGAAGTTCAACGCTCGCTACGGTGATCGTTCTGAAGATGACGGCGTTGAGAAGAGCTTCTCTTTCTTGACTGGTGCTAAAGGCGATCGTGGTTCTGTAACGTTCGGTCTTGAGTACGACAGCCGTGATCCTGTATTCGACAAAGATCGTGACTACACTGCAGCACGTTACTCTGACCTTGACGGTGATGGTTACATCATGGGTTACGGCGAGACAGCTGGTGTATCATTCTACGGTTACACGCTACTAAACCCTAACTACAATGGTCAGCCTTTTGACCCTATGGATCGTGATACTTGGGAAGTAACTCCAGGTAACAACTGTGTTGATGACGGTTCATTCGTTGGTGAAATGCAGGCTGACCTAGTATTCGGTCCAGACACAGGTTTCTACTGTGGTTACGCTTACGCTAACGTATCAGCAAACCGCGCTGGTTCTGAGCGTGTTAACGCATGGGTAAGCTCTACGTTCGAACTAACTGACGAAATCGAGTTGTTCGCTGACGCGGTTATTGCTCAGAACGAATCTTTCGGTCGTTACGCTCCGCCAGCAGCACCAGGTGCGGCGCTAGCTTCTGATCCTAAGAACCCGTATGGTCAGCCAGTAAACGGTTACTTCCGTTGGGTTGACATCGGTACTCGTGACAACACAGTTAACGACAACTTGACTGACGTCAACTTAGGTCTTCGTGGTGACATCAACGATTCACTATCTTACGAAGCTTACTACACCTACTCAGACTACAAGTCAGTATCTATCGGTACTTACTACTTGAGCTACGGTGGTTTCGAGTACAACATCAACTACAACATCACTGATTACGATCAGTACGTTGCTAACCTTAAGTCGACTACTATCAATGACGACCGCATGAACCTTCAGAAGGTTTTCTACGGTCTTCAGTGGGATATGTTCGATATGGCTGGCGGCATGGCGTCTTCTTACTTCGCAATCGAAGGTTTCGAAGTTAAGTACGCAGCAATCGTTGATGGTCAGTCTGAAGCTGGTCTAGTTGGTGGTTCTGCAGGTAACTCTGCGGAAGGTTCACGTAACGTTGGCGCAATCTCTGCGGAAGCAATCTTCCCAGTCACTGATTGGTTAGATATTGATGCAGCTGTTCGTTACGATGACTACTCTGACTTCGGTAGCGCAGTATCTCCTCGTTTGGGTGCAACATTCACTATGATTCCTGATCTAACCATCAAGGCATCTTACGGTGAAGGTTTCCGTGCTCCAGACTTGTCTGACCTTTACGGCGTAACATCATTCTCTGCTGAAACTGCTACTGACTACTACGGTTGTCAGCTAAACGGTATCTCAGAAGCTGACTGTAACTCACGTCAGTTCGATACTTACATCGGTTCTAACCCTAACCTTGATGCAGAAACGTCTCAGACTTTCTCATTGGGTGCTAACTACAACTTCTTCGACGCGTGGAATGTTGGTGTTAACTACTTCAACCTAACTATCTCTGACTCAATCGAGTACGTTTCTGCTCAGGACATGCTTAATGTTGACTACTACTCGCAAGGTGGTAACTCTGCAGTTGTTCGTTCTGCGAACGGTCGTGTTGAAGAGATCAGCGCTGGCTACCAGAATGCTGTAGGTGACCTAACTCGCGAAGCAGTTGACTTCTCGTTGAGCGGTTTGATCGAAACTAGCTTCGGTATGTTCGAGCTACGTGGTAACTCATCTTACTACCTAACTTACGAATACGAGCAGGACTTTGGTCAGGGTAACGTTGCGAACGCAGCGGGCGACCTAGGTTTCCCAGAGTGGCGCTCAAACGGTTTCGTTCAGTGGTCTATGGGTAACGTATTTGCATCTTGGAACGTTGATTACATCGGCGAGTCTAAAGACGCAATCAACGGTACTGAGTACGATGCATGGATGGTACACAACGCTTCTGTTGGTTACTCTTTCACTGACTACGGTACAGTTAAAGTAGGTGCTAACAACATCCTTAACGAAGATCCGTTGCTAGACCAATTCGGCGAGCAAGCTGATGAGTACATGTACGACAACACAGGTCGTGTTATCTTCGTAGAGTACTCAATCGAGCTTTAA